The Filimonas lacunae genomic sequence AAGCCGGCAGCATTGCAGCAACAGCTTTCACTTTCGATGAAGATTTGTTAGGCGATATGTTATATGCCACACCAGCCGCCACCAATTTTAACCAGGCGGTACACATGGAGCATATCAACATTAGCTACGGCGATAAAAAGATATTGAACGATGTTAGCTGGACGGTGAACAAAGGCGAAAGATGGTTATTACAAGGCCACAATGGCGCGGGTAAAACCACCTTATTAAGCCTTATTACCGGCGATCACCCCCAGGCCTATGCCAATCCCCTATCCCTGTTCGATAAACGCAGGGGAAGCGGCGAAAGCATCTGGGACATTAAAAAGAAAATAGGTTTTGTATCACCCGAACTACATTGGTATTTTGATGCCACTACCTCCTGTATGGATGTATTGCTATCCGGCTTCTTTGATACCACCGGGTTATACCGCAATGCCAGCGACGAGCAAAAGCAACAGGCCAACGCCTGGCTGCACTACCTGCAACTCAACGGCATAGCCAACAAACTGCTGGCACATGTTTCCATAGGCCAGCAACGCCTGTTATTACTGGCAAGGGCTTTTATCAAAAACCCGCCATTGCTGGTATTAGACGAACCCTTCCAGGGCGTTGACGAGCAACATGCAGCACAATTCATTTCACTGATAGATAAATGGATGCAACATCCCGAAAGAACACTGATATATGTTAGCCACCGCTACGATCAGATGCCCGGTTGCATTCAACAGGTATTTAAACTGGAGCAAGGAAAGCACCAGGTAGTACCCATAACCAAATCAAAACAAACAACAGCATAAAAGCAGCAGATATGAAAAAACAAATTGCAGTTATCTTAGGCGATGGTATTGGACCGGAAGTAACCCAACAATCCATTAAAATATTAGATGCCATTGCCAAGCAATACAACCACGAATTCACTTACGAATACTGCCTGATGGGTGCAGATGCCATTGACAAAACCGGCAGCCCGCTACCCGACGAAACACTCACTACCTGCTTAGCCAGCGATGCAATTTTATTCGGCGCTATTGGCCATCCTAAATATGATAATGATCCTACCGCAAAAGTACGTCCTGAACAAGGCCTGTTAAAGCTGCGTAAATCGTTACAGTTGTTTGCCAATATCCGCCCTGTAAATACTTATACCTCTTTACAACATTTATCGCCCTTAAAGGCTAAAAACCTCGAAGGTGTTGACTTTATCATCTACCGCGAATTAACAGGCGGTATCTACTTTGGTAAAAAAGAAACCAGTGCCGATGGTCAGTCCGCTACAGACGATTGCACCTACAGCATTCCTGAAATTGAGCGCATTGCACACCTGGCATTCCAGCACGCACAAAAGCGTCGCAAGAAATTAACGCTGGTAGATAAAGCAAACGTATTGGAAACCTCACGCCTGTGGCGCAAGGTGGTACAAGACCTGTCATCTCAATATGCTGATGTTGCGGTGGATTATATGTTTGTAGATAATGCTGCTATGCAGATTATTGTAAATCCTAAGCAGTTCGATGTAGTATTAACAGAGAACATGTTTGGTGATATCATCAGCGATGAAGCCAGCGTTATCAGCGGTTCATTAGGTTTATTACCTTCTGCATCCGTAGGCAGCAGCGTAGCCCTGTTCGAGCCTATTCACGGTTCTTATCCACAGGCTGCCGGTAAAGACATTGCCAACCCTATTGGCTCTATCTTGTCTGCTGCTATGTTATTAGACCATTTTGGTTTAACAGTAGAAGCCGACCTGGTACGCAGCGGCGTTGAATGGACTTTACAGCATGGCTTTGTATCTAAAGACATCGATCC encodes the following:
- a CDS encoding ATP-binding cassette domain-containing protein — translated: MIGKQVTVRHQQQLVLDRLDFSMSQGEHWLLTGEAGSGKTTLAKVLAKQCFYTGELHIHFTTETNCPQVLYVPQWHQFTNHAGIKDFYYQQRYNSSDAQDANTVIEDIQLSFPTATTQHIQTLLDNFGIGHRAHTVLLMLSSGEQKKLQLVKAVLTAPQLLILDNPYIGLDVESRKKLNIILTTLAQEKGTQLIIISDAAEIPACVTHVAVVSQQHLAVTPKAQFKAGSIAATAFTFDEDLLGDMLYATPAATNFNQAVHMEHINISYGDKKILNDVSWTVNKGERWLLQGHNGAGKTTLLSLITGDHPQAYANPLSLFDKRRGSGESIWDIKKKIGFVSPELHWYFDATTSCMDVLLSGFFDTTGLYRNASDEQKQQANAWLHYLQLNGIANKLLAHVSIGQQRLLLLARAFIKNPPLLVLDEPFQGVDEQHAAQFISLIDKWMQHPERTLIYVSHRYDQMPGCIQQVFKLEQGKHQVVPITKSKQTTA
- the leuB gene encoding 3-isopropylmalate dehydrogenase; this encodes MKKQIAVILGDGIGPEVTQQSIKILDAIAKQYNHEFTYEYCLMGADAIDKTGSPLPDETLTTCLASDAILFGAIGHPKYDNDPTAKVRPEQGLLKLRKSLQLFANIRPVNTYTSLQHLSPLKAKNLEGVDFIIYRELTGGIYFGKKETSADGQSATDDCTYSIPEIERIAHLAFQHAQKRRKKLTLVDKANVLETSRLWRKVVQDLSSQYADVAVDYMFVDNAAMQIIVNPKQFDVVLTENMFGDIISDEASVISGSLGLLPSASVGSSVALFEPIHGSYPQAAGKDIANPIGSILSAAMLLDHFGLTVEADLVRSGVEWTLQHGFVSKDIDPINCYSTSAIGDLIRDFTENKLPTDINNNIRLSQSTII